In one Lolium rigidum isolate FL_2022 chromosome 3, APGP_CSIRO_Lrig_0.1, whole genome shotgun sequence genomic region, the following are encoded:
- the LOC124699941 gene encoding desmethyl-deoxy-podophyllotoxin synthase-like — MENDAYCYYLLALVPLLYLTRFYYAGSFGSRKNGLRLPPGPWQLPVIGSLHHLIGGLPHRALQDLSRRHGPLMFLRFGANPVIVASTAEAAKEIMKTHDTAFCTRPLSSSVKALGKRGMGIVFAPYGDHWRQMRKICFLELLSAKRISSFCGIRQEETDRFVRSISSASESGQPLVNLSHMLAAYGTNITVHTIMGGQFTEQDTLLRHVKEALRLVSGFTLPDMFPSSRLARVLSVTRRRAEAFREVFLAFMGRAIDEHLQRSASPSELHHEDIIDVLLRVQAEGNLQFPLTMNNIKAVLFDLLAGGSETTATTLQWAMAELMRNPDVMARAQDEIRAAFMREKKVTEEGLGKLSYLQCIIKETLRLHLPGPLLVPRECQEQCRILGYDVPKGATVLVNGWAINRDPECWDEPEAFVPERFLGSARDFKGNSFEFIPFGAGRRICPGMLFGLATIQLGLASLLFYFDWSLPDGILPGELDMTETMGVTARKKVDLWLRPTPHAYLPC; from the exons ATGGAGAATGATGCTTACTGCTACTACTTGCTAGCTCTCGTACCTCTCCTGTACCTTACTCGGTTCTACTACGCGGGTTCCTTTGGCTCCCGTAAAAATGGTCTTCGGCTCCCTCCAGGCCCGTGGCAGCTGCCTGTCATCGGTAGCCTCCACCATCTTATTGGTGGCCTACCACACCGCGCCTTGCAAGACCTATCGCGGCGCCATGGCCCCCTCATGTTCCTCAGGTTCGGCGCGAACCCGGTCATTGTCGCCTCCACCGCCGAGGCTGCCAAGGAGATCATGAAGACGCACGACACCGCCTTCTGCACGAGGCCGCTGAGCTCATCCGTGAAGGCGCTGGGCAAGCGTGGCATGGGGATCGTGTTCGCCCCGTACGGTGACCACTGGCGGCAGATGCGCAAGATCTGTTTCCTCGAGCTTCTGAGCGCCAAGCGCATCAGTTCGTTCTGCGGCATCCGCCAGGAGGAGACGGACCGGTTCGTCCGGTCAATCTCCTCCGCGTCAGAGTCAGGTCAGCCGCTCGTCAATCTGAGCCATATGTTGGCTGCGTACGGGACGAACATAACGGTGCACACGATCATGGGTGGCCAGTTCACGGAGCAGGACACCTTACTCCGCCACGTCAAGGAGGCCTTGCGGCTAGTAAGCGGATTCACCTTGCCGGACATGTTCCCGTCATCAAGGCTGGCACGCGTTCTAAGCGTGACGCGGCGCAGAGCCGAGGCGTTTCGAGAGGTCTTCCTAGCGTTCATGGGACGCGCCATAGATGAGCATCTGCAGAGGAGTGCTTCCCCTTCGGAACTACACCACGAAGACATCATCGATGTGCTCTTGAGGGTGCAGGCAGAAGGCAACCTTCAGTTCCCCCTCACCATGAACAACATCAAAGCAGTGCTTTTT GACCTTCTTGCAGGGGGGAGCGAGACAACAGCAACAACGTTACAGTGGGCCATGGCAGAGCTCATGAGAAACCCAGACGTGATGGCCAGGGCGCAAGATGAGATCAGGGCAGCTTTCATGAGGGAAAAGAAGGTTACCGAAGAGGGCCTAGGCAAGCTGAGCTACTTGCAATGCATCATCAAGGAGACCTTGCGGCTGCACCTTCCTGGGCCGTTACTGGTGCCAAGGGAGTGCCAGGAGCAATGCAGAATACTCGGCTATGACGTGCCCAAAGGCGCTACTGTTCTCGTCAACGGTTGGGCTATCAATAGGGACCCGGAATGCTGGGACGAGCCGGAAGCATTCGTGCCGGAGAGATTCTTAGGAAGTGCCAGAGATTTCAAAGGCAACAGCTTCGAGTTCATACCGTTTGGTGCTGGTCGACGGATTTGTCCCGGGATGCTATTCGGGCTGGCCACCATTCAGCTGGGTCTCGCTAGCCTTCTATTCTATTTCGACTGGAGTCTCCCGGATGGCATTCTTCCGGGTGAACTGGACATGACAGAAACCATGGGAGTGACTGCTAGGAAGAAGGTGGATCTGTGGTTGCGTCCAACACCCCACGCATATTTGCCCTGCTGA